In Candidatus Dojkabacteria bacterium, one DNA window encodes the following:
- the tadA gene encoding Flp pilus assembly complex ATPase component TadA, with amino-acid sequence MPSNSVVQKLIDTGKLTKDDSVQLFIESSRTGKNVETLLLERGTITSVDLVKLKAEIFSVPFIDLSEITIDDKVIGLLPLETMRKYKMLVFQEDGLLVKIAMADPFDVQALEYVKSRLSQFKRFEVYISLREQIISIIDSKSASLIGEEIEESLESVDYEGMEIDDSGADVDTSNENLATAPVAKIVNTIIEYGAKTGASDIHIEPLEEKTRVRYRIHGIMIDKITLPRAVHPSVVARIKIMAKLKIDVKRMPQDGRIPVKYRDRQIDIRVSTLPAIYGEKVVLRLLDRSGKVPPLEESGLRGPAFNTYMQSIKSTVGIILITGPTGSGKTRTLASTLSVVNDEKVNIITLEDPVEIRVRGVNQVQVNPQVGLTFENGLRSILRQDPDIVMVGEIRDAETAKLAVQAALTGHLVLATLHTNSSAAALPRLVDMGVESYLLASTVRAIVGQRLVRTICPHCIQAYEVSPEIVTEINETLSNIDGFDAIAYSEAKCKSGAMPSYYKCPEVDESGIKKLYLYKGLGCDKCSGQGYSGRTGIFEALQMSETIGRMVMKNKPESDIAREAVASGMITMVQDGYLKVLDGITTLEEVMRVINT; translated from the coding sequence ATGCCCAGTAACAGCGTTGTTCAAAAATTAATAGATACAGGGAAGCTTACCAAAGATGATTCAGTACAGCTTTTTATTGAGTCGTCACGGACAGGAAAGAATGTTGAGACTTTACTCTTGGAGCGGGGTACAATTACTTCTGTTGATTTGGTAAAGCTTAAAGCCGAAATCTTCAGTGTGCCATTTATTGACTTATCCGAAATTACAATAGATGACAAAGTTATCGGACTCCTGCCACTTGAAACAATGCGTAAATATAAAATGCTTGTTTTTCAAGAAGACGGACTTTTGGTAAAAATTGCAATGGCTGATCCATTTGATGTTCAGGCCCTGGAATATGTAAAAAGCAGACTCTCGCAGTTCAAACGATTTGAAGTATATATCTCACTGCGTGAGCAAATTATAAGCATAATTGATTCCAAAAGTGCATCGCTGATTGGTGAGGAGATTGAAGAATCTTTGGAAAGTGTCGACTATGAGGGAATGGAAATAGATGATAGTGGGGCGGATGTCGATACCAGTAACGAAAATCTTGCAACAGCACCTGTTGCAAAAATAGTAAACACAATTATCGAATATGGAGCCAAGACTGGTGCCTCCGATATTCACATTGAACCATTGGAAGAAAAAACTCGTGTTCGATATAGAATTCACGGCATAATGATTGACAAAATAACTCTACCTAGGGCGGTTCATCCATCGGTTGTTGCCCGAATAAAAATTATGGCAAAACTAAAGATTGATGTTAAGCGGATGCCTCAAGACGGTAGAATTCCCGTAAAGTATCGTGATCGTCAGATTGATATTCGTGTTTCGACGCTTCCTGCAATTTATGGCGAAAAGGTTGTGCTTAGGCTTTTGGATAGAAGTGGAAAGGTTCCCCCATTGGAAGAAAGCGGACTGCGTGGACCGGCATTTAACACTTATATGCAATCAATAAAATCAACGGTAGGTATAATCCTTATTACGGGACCCACGGGTTCCGGTAAAACCAGAACGCTCGCAAGTACGCTTTCAGTTGTAAATGACGAAAAAGTAAATATTATTACACTCGAAGACCCTGTAGAAATCCGAGTTCGGGGGGTAAACCAAGTGCAGGTTAACCCGCAAGTCGGTTTAACCTTCGAGAATGGTTTAAGATCTATACTAAGACAAGATCCCGACATTGTAATGGTTGGTGAAATTCGTGATGCGGAAACAGCAAAACTTGCTGTGCAAGCTGCCTTAACAGGTCATCTTGTACTTGCAACTCTTCATACTAACAGCTCGGCAGCTGCACTTCCAAGACTTGTAGACATGGGTGTTGAAAGTTATCTTTTGGCATCAACGGTAAGAGCCATTGTAGGGCAAAGGTTAGTAAGAACAATTTGTCCACACTGTATTCAAGCGTATGAGGTTAGTCCGGAGATTGTAACTGAAATAAATGAGACACTCTCAAATATCGACGGATTTGATGCAATTGCATATTCGGAAGCAAAGTGTAAGTCGGGAGCAATGCCATCGTATTACAAATGTCCGGAAGTTGATGAAAGCGGAATTAAAAAATTATATCTTTACAAAGGTTTGGGGTGTGACAAGTGTAGCGGTCAGGGATATTCAGGCAGAACCGGAATATTTGAGGCACTCCAAATGTCTGAAACTATTGGTAGAATGGTAATGAAAAATAAACCGGAAAGTGACATAGCACGAGAAGCCGTTGCTTCCGGAATGATAACCATGGTTCAAGATGGTTATCTAAAAGTGCTCGACGGGATAACAACCCTTGAGGAAGTAATGCGTGTTATAAATACATAA
- a CDS encoding carboxypeptidase regulatory-like domain-containing protein → MKSKKIIKIVILVGVPVLVVAISIWIYFNFFVCNKDVCEFDKESLPKSEISVNWENLPNFAWKLPMKIDPLINVTGDTLNLIPETVHLTLITINLGHYEVVEEYYFKDSEFSDFTYKFKLYNDLPDSNSLIWIFTICDKSGRTYSSVVANTTAYDFMGLFFILPAYILVGIILLLGLKGALVKENVVSVVYNSNTKVPVSRAIVRLYKDGRLFQTAVSDVRGIYKLNPMPGKYKIDVKCAGYKFPSFLSPRRVDGKYENLYYGQEFTIDEGQIYIKFNIPLDSTSKEAGLIRKVALGTFSTFLGLNTGLMLVMFLAMTTFFRFSSIEAYVIDILLLGIWGYKLWLGILSKLSYGTVKDQDGKTVPNLQLGLYEREFDNLFSIVTTDENGRYQFAVPGGKYYIQSNSPKISVLGDNGSDHIYVDLKPGKNHLFAPNLKVYRDFSEDKP, encoded by the coding sequence GTGAAATCAAAGAAGATTATTAAGATTGTCATACTTGTGGGAGTTCCCGTTTTAGTCGTGGCTATTAGTATCTGGATTTATTTTAATTTCTTTGTTTGTAATAAGGATGTATGTGAGTTTGACAAAGAAAGCTTGCCCAAGAGTGAAATATCGGTAAATTGGGAGAATCTTCCCAATTTTGCTTGGAAACTACCAATGAAGATAGATCCTTTAATTAATGTAACCGGAGATACTTTAAACCTTATTCCGGAAACAGTACATCTGACATTAATAACCATTAACTTAGGTCATTATGAGGTTGTGGAGGAATATTATTTTAAAGACTCGGAATTTTCTGATTTTACTTATAAATTCAAATTATATAACGACTTACCTGACTCCAACTCTTTAATCTGGATATTTACAATATGTGACAAAAGCGGAAGAACATATTCAAGCGTGGTGGCAAATACGACAGCATACGATTTCATGGGTCTTTTCTTTATTCTCCCTGCATATATTCTTGTGGGGATAATTCTCTTACTGGGTTTAAAGGGTGCTTTAGTAAAGGAAAATGTAGTATCCGTTGTATATAATTCAAACACAAAGGTTCCTGTGTCCAGAGCCATTGTAAGACTGTATAAAGATGGAAGGCTATTCCAGACTGCGGTTTCTGATGTTCGTGGAATTTACAAACTTAACCCTATGCCGGGTAAATACAAGATTGATGTAAAGTGTGCCGGGTATAAATTTCCAAGTTTTCTCTCACCTAGGAGGGTCGATGGAAAATATGAAAATCTTTATTACGGTCAGGAGTTTACTATTGATGAGGGTCAGATTTACATAAAATTTAATATTCCACTAGACAGTACTTCAAAGGAGGCTGGTTTAATAAGAAAGGTTGCACTTGGTACCTTTAGCACGTTTCTGGGACTAAATACCGGATTAATGCTTGTGATGTTTTTGGCAATGACAACATTTTTTAGATTTTCCTCGATTGAGGCTTATGTTATAGACATTTTGCTATTAGGCATCTGGGGTTATAAGCTGTGGTTAGGGATTTTAAGTAAGCTAAGTTACGGTACGGTAAAAGATCAAGATGGCAAAACTGTTCCAAACTTACAGCTTGGGCTTTACGAAAGAGAGTTTGATAATCTGTTCTCAATTGTTACAACCGACGAAAACGGAAGATATCAGTTTGCCGTTCCCGGCGGGAAGTATTATATACAGTCGAATTCCCCCAAAATATCAGTTTTAGGAGATAATGGAAGCGATCATATATATGTTGACTTAAAACCCGGCAAGAATCATTTGTTTGCTCCTAATCTTAAGGTATATCGGGATTTTTCAGAGGACAAACCTTAA
- a CDS encoding preprotein translocase subunit SecA has protein sequence MQMFSFIKKLFDHNSKELENVQAIVNSINELAPEMKKLSDAELAESTTYFRKKYGFSQGKPLTAEENADLKKHLLTLIPEVFARVREVSDRVAKHRQFDVQLMGGVFLAQNKVIELFTGEGKTNVAPLAAYLYGLLGYGVHIVTVNDYLAKRDAEWVGHILYALGMSVAVITPQAAYKFVPDAEAISKNGDEVKALLKEKDLSIMASLRGANLIEVTKREAYECDITYGTSSEFGFDYLRDNMARSLSQKVQRGHFYSIVDECDSILIDEARTPLIISAPAAKSNELYVTFAKLVKGLKRDTDYTVDEKDRDVYLTEEGIAKVEKLLAVKNLWENFELAHHLENALKAEVLFTRDDDYIVASGQVQIVDEFTGRVLSGRRYSEGLHQAIEAKEGVEIKKESKTMATISYQNFFRMYDFLSGMTGTAATEAEEFADIYKLDVVVVPTYKGVIRKDYPDVVYKTLNAKLNAVVTEVEEYYSQGRPVLVGTGSVEVSEVVSSLLMKKGVPHNVLNAKNHEKEALIVAKAGEKGAVTVATNMAGRGTDIKLGEGVKELGGLHIVGTQRHEARRIDNQLRGRSGRLGDPGSSRFFVSLEDELMRRFGGDMMKGMLDRMGVDENLPIESGFITKAIQSAQKKVEGHNFEIRKHLVEYDDVLNNHRGIIYSLRDALISLLDKDKEIHSKLNDKQIRQRYKDLDLDRFDFDQFEIFVNEFSILGENQSGWDDLFGADNLVFLPVRKWILQKVTQKIKSAFTSSFTADATIDKDESTKLTQNMFLLIPENLLDIAISEIGFKNRGDFESSMIEKKEMQEKLNLAYKLVLRVFTNYYQEFYKVANDIERVIILSTIDKLWIDHLDAMRVLREGISLRGYAQRNPLIEYKNEGYNLFNELLLELADGIASRIFRVQRVSKPLPSNSLVRNAIANTLKTMKDKKEKDKKSEKTPQKETKSDPNRPGRNDPCPCGSGKKYKKCCYPNFG, from the coding sequence ATGCAGATGTTTTCGTTTATTAAAAAACTTTTTGATCATAACTCAAAAGAATTGGAAAATGTACAAGCAATTGTGAATAGTATTAATGAACTTGCTCCCGAGATGAAAAAACTTTCGGACGCAGAGCTTGCAGAGAGTACTACGTATTTCCGAAAAAAATATGGGTTTTCCCAAGGTAAACCTCTTACTGCGGAAGAAAATGCGGATTTAAAAAAACACCTATTGACCTTGATTCCGGAGGTTTTTGCAAGGGTAAGGGAAGTTTCCGATAGAGTTGCCAAACACAGACAGTTTGATGTTCAGTTGATGGGTGGAGTGTTCCTAGCCCAAAATAAAGTAATTGAGCTTTTTACTGGTGAAGGAAAAACAAATGTTGCTCCACTAGCAGCATATTTGTATGGACTTTTGGGATATGGTGTCCATATTGTTACTGTAAACGACTATCTTGCTAAGCGTGATGCAGAATGGGTTGGCCATATTTTATATGCACTTGGTATGAGCGTTGCCGTAATAACTCCTCAGGCTGCCTATAAATTTGTGCCCGATGCAGAGGCAATTTCAAAAAATGGTGATGAAGTTAAGGCACTTCTTAAAGAAAAAGATCTTTCAATTATGGCTTCTCTACGAGGCGCAAACCTTATTGAGGTTACAAAGCGTGAAGCCTATGAGTGTGACATTACATATGGAACAAGCAGTGAATTTGGGTTTGACTATTTGCGTGATAACATGGCACGTTCACTTTCCCAAAAAGTTCAGCGGGGTCATTTTTATTCGATCGTTGACGAATGTGACTCAATCCTAATTGATGAAGCACGAACGCCACTTATTATTTCCGCTCCGGCGGCAAAGTCAAACGAATTGTATGTGACTTTTGCAAAGTTGGTAAAGGGGCTTAAGCGTGATACGGACTATACAGTAGATGAAAAGGATAGAGATGTTTACTTAACCGAAGAAGGCATTGCCAAAGTAGAAAAACTTTTGGCCGTAAAAAATCTTTGGGAGAATTTTGAACTTGCACATCATCTTGAAAACGCACTTAAGGCTGAAGTGCTATTTACCCGAGACGATGACTATATTGTGGCATCTGGCCAAGTTCAAATTGTTGATGAATTTACCGGGCGTGTACTCTCCGGTAGGCGTTATAGCGAAGGACTTCATCAGGCAATTGAGGCCAAAGAAGGGGTGGAAATTAAAAAGGAAAGCAAAACAATGGCAACGATCAGCTATCAGAACTTTTTTAGGATGTACGATTTTCTTTCCGGTATGACTGGAACTGCCGCAACGGAAGCCGAGGAATTTGCAGACATTTACAAACTCGATGTTGTAGTTGTACCAACCTACAAAGGGGTTATTCGTAAGGATTATCCGGACGTTGTATATAAGACACTAAATGCAAAGCTTAATGCAGTTGTTACTGAAGTAGAAGAATATTATAGTCAGGGTAGACCTGTGCTTGTGGGTACCGGTTCAGTTGAAGTATCCGAAGTTGTATCTTCACTTCTTATGAAAAAAGGTGTTCCACATAACGTACTTAACGCAAAAAACCACGAGAAGGAAGCATTGATTGTTGCAAAGGCCGGTGAGAAAGGTGCGGTTACCGTAGCAACAAACATGGCCGGTCGTGGTACCGATATTAAGCTTGGCGAAGGGGTAAAGGAGCTTGGCGGATTACATATTGTTGGTACTCAACGTCACGAAGCTCGCCGAATTGACAACCAGTTAAGGGGTCGATCGGGTCGACTTGGTGATCCGGGCTCGTCCAGATTTTTTGTCTCGCTTGAGGACGAGTTAATGCGTCGATTTGGTGGTGACATGATGAAAGGGATGCTTGATCGAATGGGTGTAGATGAGAATCTTCCCATAGAGTCGGGCTTTATAACTAAGGCAATTCAATCAGCCCAGAAAAAGGTAGAGGGTCACAACTTTGAAATTCGTAAGCATCTTGTTGAGTATGATGATGTTCTGAATAATCATCGTGGAATAATTTATTCACTCAGAGACGCCCTAATTTCTTTGTTGGACAAAGACAAAGAAATTCATAGTAAGTTAAACGACAAACAAATTCGGCAAAGATACAAAGATCTTGACTTAGATCGGTTTGATTTTGATCAATTTGAGATTTTTGTTAACGAATTTTCGATACTGGGGGAGAATCAGTCCGGATGGGATGATTTGTTTGGCGCTGATAATCTTGTTTTCCTGCCTGTAAGAAAGTGGATTTTACAAAAGGTTACTCAAAAGATTAAATCTGCTTTTACTTCGAGTTTTACTGCAGATGCCACTATCGACAAAGACGAGAGTACAAAACTTACACAAAATATGTTCTTACTTATTCCCGAGAATCTTTTGGATATAGCAATTTCGGAAATTGGGTTTAAAAATAGAGGGGATTTTGAGTCCTCAATGATAGAAAAGAAAGAAATGCAGGAAAAGCTAAATCTTGCCTACAAACTTGTCTTAAGAGTATTTACAAATTACTACCAGGAGTTTTATAAGGTGGCAAATGACATTGAGCGGGTAATAATTTTGTCTACAATTGATAAACTCTGGATAGATCACCTTGATGCAATGCGGGTTTTGCGCGAGGGGATTTCACTTAGGGGATATGCACAGAGAAATCCGCTTATAGAATATAAAAATGAGGGTTATAATCTTTTTAATGAATTACTTCTTGAGCTTGCCGATGGAATTGCTTCACGCATATTTAGAGTTCAACGAGTTTCTAAGCCTTTACCTAGTAACAGTTTGGTTCGTAATGCAATTGCAAATACACTTAAAACCATGAAAGACAAAAAGGAGAAGGATAAAAAGTCCGAAAAAACACCTCAAAAAGAAACAAAGTCTGATCCCAATAGACCGGGAAGGAATGATCCTTGTCCATGCGGCAGTGGGAAAAAATACAAAAAGTGTTGTTATCCTAATTTTGGATAA
- a CDS encoding type IV pilus twitching motility protein PilT has translation MPVSSAVDDQVKQDVSLPETPPDTSVKPDPTVLKPDSNAADIKPSAVDSPVDPINQNAPLVTEPDAGILSAEPLVKAEQKTEDSGSSESQGESQGSSSLGTDGLPPLVENPNKLSTREILTGNNKAVGPTEITPDALPDAKLVTATNTLDAPQSEVTDPESKSLKTTDVTNVLPQDSALQPLEADTGGPYPYTIDQLLDLVIQKDASDLHISAGYPVMIRVDGDLSSISPERLTPETSKDLIYSMLPDDIKEVVEVSKEADLAHAHKDLARFRVNVYHAKGSMCAAFRLIPRRIRSIEELKLPSIYKEFAALKQGLVLVTGPTGHGKSTTLASILNEVNKTRPVHILTIEDPIEYVYPREKALVCQREMKNDTHSWEIALRSALREDPDVVLVGEMRDYETIAAAITVAETGHLVFATLHTNSAAQTIDRIIDVFPEHQQSQIRTQLATVIEAVVSQRLVKLIGGGRRAVSEVMLGSPAVRNIIREGKTYQLDNTIRTSSDIGMISIEKSLVELVREGVLSVEDAQAYAISPEEVVRLLK, from the coding sequence ATGCCGGTTTCTTCGGCTGTGGATGATCAGGTTAAGCAGGATGTTTCCTTGCCGGAAACTCCTCCTGATACTTCGGTAAAACCAGATCCAACGGTTTTGAAACCCGATTCAAATGCTGCAGATATAAAACCTTCGGCAGTTGATTCGCCCGTGGATCCTATTAATCAGAATGCGCCGTTAGTTACCGAGCCGGACGCAGGTATATTGTCGGCCGAACCATTGGTAAAGGCAGAACAAAAAACAGAAGATTCTGGTTCTTCCGAAAGCCAGGGTGAAAGTCAGGGTTCGTCTTCATTGGGAACGGACGGTTTGCCACCGCTTGTCGAAAATCCCAATAAATTAAGTACACGTGAAATACTAACAGGAAACAATAAAGCGGTTGGACCAACGGAAATAACCCCGGATGCATTACCGGATGCTAAATTAGTAACTGCAACTAATACACTTGATGCACCACAGTCCGAAGTTACTGATCCCGAATCAAAATCGTTGAAAACAACTGATGTTACTAACGTACTGCCCCAAGATTCGGCGCTCCAGCCTTTGGAGGCTGATACTGGTGGACCTTACCCATATACAATTGATCAGTTACTTGACCTTGTAATTCAGAAAGATGCATCGGATCTGCACATTTCTGCCGGATATCCCGTAATGATTAGAGTCGATGGGGACTTATCTTCAATTAGCCCGGAGAGATTGACCCCTGAAACATCCAAAGACTTAATATATAGCATGCTACCCGACGACATAAAAGAAGTTGTAGAGGTAAGTAAGGAAGCAGATCTTGCACATGCGCATAAAGATTTGGCAAGATTTCGTGTTAATGTATATCATGCGAAGGGTTCGATGTGTGCTGCATTTAGACTTATACCCAGAAGAATTCGATCAATTGAGGAACTAAAGCTACCATCAATATACAAGGAGTTTGCCGCATTAAAGCAAGGTCTTGTTTTGGTTACCGGACCAACCGGGCATGGTAAAAGTACAACGCTTGCTTCAATACTTAATGAAGTAAATAAAACTCGACCTGTCCATATTCTTACTATCGAAGATCCTATCGAATACGTTTACCCAAGGGAAAAGGCCTTGGTCTGTCAACGTGAAATGAAAAACGATACACATTCGTGGGAAATTGCATTAAGGAGTGCATTGCGTGAGGATCCTGATGTTGTGTTGGTTGGTGAAATGCGTGATTATGAAACAATTGCCGCAGCAATAACTGTTGCAGAAACCGGTCACCTTGTGTTTGCAACACTTCATACAAACAGTGCCGCTCAAACGATTGATAGAATCATCGATGTGTTTCCTGAGCATCAGCAATCTCAGATTAGAACTCAGTTAGCAACTGTAATTGAGGCTGTCGTATCACAGCGATTGGTGAAGCTTATTGGTGGAGGTAGGCGTGCTGTTTCCGAAGTAATGCTTGGTTCACCGGCCGTACGAAATATAATTCGTGAAGGAAAAACATATCAGCTCGATAATACAATTAGGACGAGTAGTGATATTGGCATGATCTCAATTGAAAAATCTTTGGTTGAACTTGTACGAGAGGGTGTGCTTAGTGTTGAAGATGCTCAGGCCTATGCAATCTCACCGGAAGAAGTTGTTAGATTACTAAAATAA
- a CDS encoding type II secretion system protein, which produces MKKATKAFTFLELMIVLVIIGILTMGVTLAAGYGMKLARDSRRKKNVDNLAGLMQAYYNDNIKYPVDADMTVMIGSSGALTSFMEGVFDGTPCKGDAMNNCYSYATDSVQHYYAICTCLELKAPSDGKCTSLDQCYCQGNGNSSLLTTACLASKTQ; this is translated from the coding sequence ATGAAAAAAGCAACAAAAGCTTTCACCTTTTTAGAACTTATGATAGTTCTTGTTATCATAGGAATTCTTACAATGGGTGTTACACTTGCAGCAGGTTACGGAATGAAACTTGCCCGTGACTCAAGAAGAAAGAAAAACGTTGATAACCTTGCCGGACTAATGCAAGCGTATTATAACGACAATATAAAATATCCTGTCGACGCAGACATGACTGTAATGATAGGTAGCTCGGGCGCACTTACATCGTTTATGGAAGGGGTTTTCGACGGAACTCCCTGTAAAGGTGATGCAATGAATAACTGTTATTCATATGCAACCGATTCAGTACAGCATTACTATGCAATTTGTACGTGTCTTGAACTTAAAGCACCTTCCGATGGTAAATGTACCTCACTAGATCAATGTTACTGTCAAGGTAACGGCAACAGTTCATTATTAACTACGGCTTGTCTTGCATCAAAGACACAGTAA
- a CDS encoding type II secretion system F family protein gives MAKFVYNTVDSASKYHKGEMEAESVEVVSRALSESDLRVISIDEKIAIFDFERFSEINIGGIPLKEKVIFMRQLATMLSAGVSLTNSLDILSQQIDNKGFKASVEDVTKKVTGGMAFAQALAAQKGVFDDITVSLIEAGEKSGTLEKILLDLATELESQQEFSSKVKSAMIYPIILSIVIVVVVILLMVFMVPSMKQMFSEFGEEKLPFATEIVVAISDFTLKWWPILIALVVIGFFSFRYYYKTEGGLKVVDKLVLKIPIFGKLVQKVQVATFTRTMGLLIRSGMDIVDVLNLTAASLSNFWFREGVKGVINEIKKGVPMALPLSRDENFPPLVSRMIAVGEETGKLDVVFDKLNEYYSREVKQLTENLSSIIEPVMLIIMGGAVAFIAIAIYGPMFSLSKIIAS, from the coding sequence ATGGCAAAATTTGTATATAACACAGTAGATTCCGCCAGTAAATACCATAAAGGCGAAATGGAAGCCGAATCTGTTGAGGTTGTTTCCAGGGCTTTGTCGGAATCTGATCTTAGAGTAATAAGTATTGACGAGAAAATCGCAATATTTGATTTTGAGCGATTTAGTGAAATCAATATAGGAGGAATCCCGCTTAAGGAAAAGGTTATTTTTATGAGGCAGCTTGCAACAATGCTTTCTGCGGGTGTCTCACTTACAAATTCCTTAGATATATTATCTCAGCAGATTGATAACAAGGGCTTTAAAGCTTCGGTGGAAGATGTAACAAAGAAGGTAACCGGGGGGATGGCTTTTGCTCAGGCATTAGCTGCGCAGAAGGGTGTATTTGATGACATCACGGTATCTTTAATTGAGGCCGGTGAAAAAAGTGGAACACTTGAGAAAATTCTCTTGGATCTTGCAACAGAGCTCGAATCTCAACAAGAGTTCTCATCAAAGGTAAAATCGGCAATGATCTATCCGATTATCCTTAGCATTGTTATTGTTGTTGTCGTTATTCTGCTTATGGTTTTTATGGTACCTTCAATGAAACAGATGTTTTCGGAGTTTGGAGAAGAAAAATTGCCGTTTGCAACGGAAATTGTGGTTGCAATAAGTGATTTTACGCTAAAATGGTGGCCCATACTTATCGCATTAGTTGTAATTGGTTTCTTTAGTTTTCGATATTATTACAAAACCGAAGGCGGTTTAAAGGTTGTTGACAAACTTGTTCTTAAGATCCCGATCTTTGGGAAGCTTGTTCAAAAGGTACAAGTTGCAACATTTACAAGAACAATGGGACTTTTGATACGTAGTGGTATGGATATCGTTGATGTGCTTAACCTTACGGCGGCTTCACTTTCAAACTTTTGGTTTAGGGAGGGCGTCAAAGGGGTAATAAACGAAATTAAAAAAGGTGTTCCGATGGCTCTTCCACTCTCACGTGACGAAAATTTCCCGCCACTTGTAAGCAGAATGATTGCGGTTGGTGAAGAAACCGGTAAGCTCGATGTTGTTTTTGATAAATTGAACGAGTATTATTCACGAGAAGTTAAGCAACTCACCGAAAACCTTTCGTCAATTATTGAACCCGTAATGCTTATTATAATGGGTGGTGCTGTGGCCTTTATTGCAATTGCAATATATGGACCAATGTTCTCGCTTTCAAAGATTATTGCAAGTTAG
- a CDS encoding insulinase family protein, translated as MDRRLIDTWTDERYESTSNVFKLTNGLTVVESVKPEIKTIDVSIIFRGGSFFEKQAKVPNGTAHLLEHIIAGKPNKRHKTLEALDRSTLGTLKAPSLVINARTSFINLYLYGSTHQKGSLKLLRNLRYRLDYPHENIEKYVTKEKEVVLSEIATSKEKKDVGIKLNKFLIGNEYPEVTIPIGGTSKDIPKITAAHLIRFKDMIYNPKNVVVTVQYGRRLSKGLWDEIYKIAELFTNNKISFKSENRPVKNEFSVYHFKDDLYRNDVYVAVSYLNKRPVKIDYKKSVLWSLFYSLFQEVERIFIREGKGYIYWGSYINHYLIWNINSKGYKFSCRLEKLGDVMDDVFNVLTCKINEFLDSSYGKRWFIDQLSWFLFKDNWKYESEYAENIGINILNGSDYKFSRDKKEAVLKKLEVSELKLFIKDQFLNTAPRLWLSSPFEKSRVLRVLKKTRFYKYFSKIKPKVI; from the coding sequence ATGGACAGACGACTTATTGATACCTGGACAGATGAACGATATGAATCAACTTCGAATGTTTTTAAGCTCACTAATGGGTTGACTGTTGTTGAGAGTGTTAAACCAGAAATAAAGACTATTGACGTATCGATAATATTTAGGGGTGGGTCGTTTTTTGAAAAGCAGGCCAAAGTTCCGAATGGTACTGCACACCTGCTTGAACATATAATTGCCGGAAAACCTAACAAACGGCATAAGACACTTGAGGCTTTAGATCGGTCAACACTCGGAACACTTAAAGCTCCAAGTCTTGTTATAAATGCACGTACTTCGTTTATTAATCTTTATTTATATGGTAGCACTCACCAAAAAGGATCGTTAAAACTTTTGCGAAATCTTCGTTACAGGTTGGATTATCCTCATGAGAATATAGAAAAATATGTGACTAAGGAGAAGGAAGTTGTTTTATCCGAGATTGCAACGAGTAAAGAAAAGAAAGACGTAGGAATAAAACTCAATAAGTTTTTAATTGGAAACGAATATCCGGAGGTAACAATTCCGATTGGAGGAACTTCAAAAGATATCCCGAAAATAACAGCGGCTCATCTTATTAGATTTAAAGACATGATTTATAATCCCAAGAATGTTGTTGTTACCGTGCAGTATGGTAGGCGACTCTCGAAAGGACTTTGGGATGAGATATACAAAATTGCTGAATTGTTTACAAATAATAAGATTAGCTTTAAGTCGGAAAACAGACCGGTGAAAAATGAATTTAGTGTTTATCATTTTAAAGATGATTTATACAGAAATGATGTTTACGTAGCCGTATCGTATTTAAATAAGCGTCCCGTAAAAATTGATTATAAAAAAAGTGTACTGTGGAGTCTGTTTTACTCACTTTTCCAGGAAGTTGAAAGGATTTTTATTCGTGAAGGAAAGGGTTATATTTACTGGGGTAGCTATATAAACCATTATCTTATTTGGAATATTAACTCGAAGGGTTATAAATTTTCGTGTAGACTTGAGAAATTGGGTGACGTGATGGATGATGTATTTAACGTTTTAACATGCAAGATTAATGAGTTTCTTGATTCTTCTTACGGAAAACGTTGGTTTATTGATCAACTTAGCTGGTTCTTGTTTAAAGACAACTGGAAATATGAAAGTGAATATGCCGAAAATATAGGTATTAATATTTTGAACGGAAGTGATTATAAATTCTCTAGAGATAAGAAGGAAGCTGTATTAAAAAAACTAGAAGTGTCAGAGCTTAAATTATTTATAAAAGATCAGTTTCTAAATACTGCACCAAGACTGTGGTTGTCATCTCCATTTGAAAAGTCCAGAGTACTAAGAGTTCTAAAGAAGACAAGGTTTTATAAATACTTTTCTAAAATAAAGCCTAAGGTCATATAA